The Verrucomicrobium spinosum DSM 4136 = JCM 18804 genome includes a region encoding these proteins:
- a CDS encoding NAD-dependent epimerase/dehydratase family protein — MKLAIVTGSCGLIGSETCKRLHAEGTAVIGIDNDMRSYFFGAEASTSKSRDTLEALPLYRHESVDIRDWGEVTRVFKKYGFATGAVIHTAAQPSHDWAAREPLTDFGVNAVGTMHLLEATRLHCPDAVFIFTSTNKVYGDTPNRLPLVETETRWEIAEDHPFHAKGIDESMSIDDSKHSIFGASKVAADVMVQEYGRYFGMKTGVFRGGCLTGPAHAGAELHGFLAYLMKCTVTGKPYSIFGYKGKQVRDNIHSHDLVDAFCHFIKAPRSGEVYNIGGSRHSNCSMLEAIHLCEEISGKKLDWSYKEDNRIGDHIWYVSDVSKFQQHYPDWHYKYDLRRTLEEIHAACVASL; from the coding sequence ATGAAATTGGCTATTGTCACTGGATCGTGTGGGTTGATCGGCTCGGAGACGTGCAAGCGTCTCCACGCCGAAGGGACGGCTGTCATCGGAATCGACAATGACATGCGCAGCTATTTCTTTGGTGCAGAGGCCTCTACCTCCAAGTCGCGTGACACGTTGGAGGCCCTCCCCCTCTACCGGCATGAGTCTGTGGACATTCGCGACTGGGGGGAGGTGACACGAGTGTTCAAAAAATACGGTTTCGCCACAGGAGCGGTGATCCACACAGCAGCCCAGCCTTCGCATGATTGGGCAGCGCGTGAACCGCTCACCGATTTTGGGGTGAATGCTGTGGGCACCATGCATCTTCTGGAGGCCACGCGCCTGCACTGCCCGGATGCGGTCTTCATCTTCACCAGCACCAACAAAGTGTACGGCGACACCCCGAACCGCCTGCCGCTCGTGGAAACCGAGACACGCTGGGAGATTGCGGAGGATCATCCCTTTCACGCCAAGGGCATCGATGAGAGCATGAGCATCGATGACAGCAAGCACTCCATCTTTGGGGCCAGCAAGGTGGCTGCTGACGTGATGGTGCAGGAGTACGGCCGTTATTTCGGCATGAAGACTGGCGTTTTTCGCGGCGGGTGCCTGACGGGTCCAGCCCATGCCGGGGCGGAATTGCACGGCTTCCTGGCCTATCTCATGAAGTGCACGGTGACAGGCAAGCCTTATTCAATCTTTGGCTACAAGGGCAAGCAGGTGCGGGATAACATCCACAGTCATGATCTCGTGGACGCCTTTTGCCACTTCATCAAAGCGCCACGCAGTGGTGAGGTGTACAACATTGGCGGCTCCCGCCACTCCAACTGCTCCATGTTGGAGGCCATCCACCTTTGCGAGGAGATCAGCGGCAAGAAGCTGGACTGGAGCTACAAAGAGGACAACCGCATCGGCGACCACATCTGGTACGTCAGTGATGTCAGCAAATTCCAGCAGCACTATCCAGATTGGCACTACAAGTACGACTTGCGGCGCACGCTGGAGGAGATCCACGCTGCCTGTGTGGCGTCGCTGTGA
- a CDS encoding SGNH/GDSL hydrolase family protein, whose product MKRLLAGIIALFSGLASMQAAPTFEFQDHDRVILLGGTLVEREQKYGFLESALTLAAGEDKHVSFRNLGWSGDTVFGHARSYFGPPKEGLERLSRHVEQIKPTVLIACYGADLPFEGLIKMPEFISGYREMLDLVRAKSPKVRVIIIAPPPLENLGAPLPDLTAANKKMEAVRNALKEFAGKQAATFVDSFELMGGASKQRPERPLTDNGIHYGEAGYRAWAAKIVEGLGLTAPKLPPAAVDPLRQTIIKKDQLFFNRWRPANETYLYGFRKHEQGQNAAEIERFDPLVTAEDDKIHEQKVAALEAAKRLP is encoded by the coding sequence ATGAAACGTCTCCTCGCCGGAATCATTGCTCTCTTCTCCGGGCTGGCCTCAATGCAGGCCGCCCCCACTTTTGAGTTCCAAGACCACGACCGCGTCATTCTCCTCGGAGGCACCCTCGTCGAACGGGAGCAGAAGTACGGCTTCCTGGAGTCTGCCCTGACCCTTGCCGCTGGCGAGGACAAGCACGTGAGCTTCCGCAACCTGGGCTGGAGCGGGGACACCGTCTTTGGCCATGCCCGGTCCTACTTTGGCCCGCCCAAGGAGGGGCTGGAACGGCTGAGCCGCCACGTGGAGCAGATCAAGCCTACGGTCCTGATCGCATGCTACGGGGCAGACCTCCCGTTTGAAGGCCTTATCAAGATGCCAGAGTTCATTTCCGGCTACCGGGAAATGCTGGACCTGGTACGGGCCAAGAGCCCGAAGGTCCGCGTCATCATCATCGCCCCGCCCCCGCTGGAGAACCTGGGTGCCCCGCTCCCGGATCTCACGGCCGCCAACAAGAAGATGGAAGCGGTGCGCAATGCGCTGAAGGAGTTCGCTGGCAAACAAGCCGCGACCTTCGTGGACAGCTTTGAGTTGATGGGAGGGGCCAGCAAACAACGCCCTGAACGCCCCCTGACTGACAACGGCATCCACTACGGTGAGGCTGGCTACCGTGCCTGGGCCGCAAAAATTGTCGAAGGCCTCGGCCTGACTGCTCCCAAGCTGCCCCCTGCGGCAGTGGATCCACTGCGCCAGACCATCATCAAGAAGGACCAGCTTTTCTTCAACCGCTGGCGCCCGGCCAACGAGACCTACCTCTACGGATTCCGGAAACACGAACAAGGGCAGAACGCCGCTGAAATCGAGCGCTTTGACCCCCTTGTGACGGCGGAGGACGACAAGATCCACGAGCAAAAGGTGGCGGCACTGGAAGCCGCAAAACGACTTCCCTAA
- a CDS encoding glycosyltransferase family 2 protein, with protein sequence MNALNPIKLLSIVIPARDEVGSVPYTVRHLYEKLTANGIGHEILVVNDGSTDGTWDLLQELKSEIPTLAPVNNEGPNGFGRAIICGLNAMRGDAVVIMMADESDSPDHVVGYYNLLNQGYECVFGSRFVRGGEVQDYPPHKLVLNRLVNWWIKLVFNIGLNDTTNAFKAYRREVIEGCRPFIAPHFNLTVEIPLKAIVRGYTWATMPISWQNRRAGVAKLKLKEMGSRYLFIILYVWLEKYFSRGDYRRQIQSIEKEMIAG encoded by the coding sequence ATGAATGCGTTAAATCCGATCAAGTTGCTGAGCATCGTCATCCCCGCACGGGATGAGGTGGGAAGCGTTCCCTACACGGTGCGGCACCTGTATGAAAAACTGACGGCTAACGGCATCGGACACGAGATCCTGGTAGTGAACGATGGGAGCACGGATGGGACTTGGGACCTGCTTCAGGAATTGAAATCAGAGATCCCCACCCTGGCACCCGTGAACAACGAAGGTCCCAATGGTTTTGGCCGGGCCATTATTTGCGGACTAAACGCCATGCGTGGCGACGCCGTGGTGATCATGATGGCGGATGAGTCCGACAGCCCCGACCACGTGGTAGGCTACTACAATCTGCTCAACCAAGGCTACGAGTGCGTGTTTGGCAGCCGGTTTGTACGCGGTGGTGAAGTTCAGGACTACCCACCGCACAAACTCGTGCTCAACCGCCTGGTCAACTGGTGGATCAAGCTGGTCTTCAACATCGGCCTTAACGACACGACCAACGCCTTCAAGGCCTACCGTCGGGAGGTCATCGAAGGCTGCCGCCCGTTCATCGCGCCGCATTTCAACCTGACGGTGGAAATTCCCCTCAAGGCCATCGTGCGGGGATACACATGGGCGACCATGCCAATCTCGTGGCAAAACCGCCGGGCAGGCGTGGCCAAGCTGAAGCTGAAGGAGATGGGCAGCCGCTACCTTTTCATCATTTTGTACGTCTGGCTGGAGAAGTACTTCAGCCGCGGAGACTACCGCCGCCAGATTCAATCGATAGAGAAAGAAATGATCGCAGGGTGA
- a CDS encoding NAD-dependent epimerase/dehydratase family protein yields MRILVTGACGFVGSRILRQLRALSENWTLVGLDNLCRAGSEQNRGAMKDLGVKFFHGDVRSASDFESLPAVDWVIDAAANPSVLAGVDGKSSSRQVIEHNLMGTVNMLEYCRRHNAGFILLSTSRVYGVEPLCRIPLKQQGDRFVVDEAQTLAQGLSPRGVDETFCTAPPVSLYGVSKKMSEDLALEYGCTFKLPVYINRCGVMAGAGQFGRADQGIVAFWIHSWREERSLRYLGFGGHGWQVRDALHPDDLARLLFKQVQAGDAKDKPRLVNVAGGVESSFSLAELSAWCTTRYSREVPVAKDGSERPFDIAWLLLDDAKVRQAWDWQPEITRDQLFEEVAAFADAQPSWMAVSAS; encoded by the coding sequence ATGCGTATTCTCGTCACTGGAGCCTGTGGGTTTGTTGGCAGCCGGATCCTGCGCCAGTTGCGCGCCCTGTCTGAGAACTGGACCCTGGTCGGGCTGGACAATCTCTGCCGGGCGGGGAGCGAACAAAACCGCGGGGCAATGAAGGACCTTGGAGTGAAGTTTTTTCACGGAGACGTTCGGTCAGCAAGCGACTTTGAATCCCTGCCCGCTGTGGACTGGGTCATTGACGCCGCTGCGAACCCCAGCGTGCTGGCTGGCGTGGACGGAAAGTCCAGCAGCCGCCAGGTGATTGAACACAACCTCATGGGCACCGTGAACATGCTGGAGTACTGCCGCCGTCACAACGCTGGATTCATCCTCCTCAGTACGAGCCGTGTTTATGGGGTCGAACCCCTCTGCCGGATCCCTTTGAAACAACAGGGCGATCGTTTTGTGGTGGATGAGGCTCAAACACTTGCACAGGGACTGTCCCCCCGCGGGGTGGATGAGACGTTCTGCACGGCCCCTCCTGTGTCGCTCTATGGCGTGAGCAAGAAGATGTCTGAAGACCTGGCACTGGAGTATGGCTGCACCTTCAAGCTGCCGGTGTACATCAACCGCTGCGGCGTCATGGCCGGGGCAGGTCAATTCGGTCGGGCGGACCAGGGGATCGTCGCCTTCTGGATCCACTCGTGGAGGGAGGAGCGCTCCCTGCGTTATCTCGGGTTTGGCGGCCACGGCTGGCAGGTGCGGGATGCCCTGCACCCGGATGATCTGGCCCGGCTCCTCTTCAAGCAGGTGCAGGCGGGCGACGCCAAGGACAAACCGCGCCTCGTCAATGTCGCGGGTGGGGTGGAGAGCTCCTTTTCCCTGGCGGAGCTCAGCGCCTGGTGCACCACCCGCTACAGCAGGGAGGTGCCTGTGGCAAAGGACGGCAGCGAACGGCCGTTCGACATCGCGTGGCTTTTGCTCGACGATGCGAAGGTCCGCCAGGCCTGGGACTGGCAGCCAGAGATCACGAGAGACCAATTGTTTGAAGAGGTCGCCGCCTTCGCCGATGCCCAGCCATCCTGGATGGCAGTATCAGCGTCTTGA
- a CDS encoding GNAT family N-acetyltransferase, producing the protein MNLSHLPTSLVVREYTPDDKDACLDIYRSNEDLLPADLIEAYADWLEMGTSYMLVIEQAGRILACGGLEIDGSKNSNQINCGLVRRDHHRKGLGTLLNLTRLALVPQDHDPAFVGMETSVLNEPFFNKFGFERLNKPVSRYAGASYFLDMGMWLPASQKPELLTLLKSLPVEFRVDFEESMAGAAEGGEE; encoded by the coding sequence ATGAATCTGTCCCACCTGCCGACCAGCCTTGTCGTCCGCGAATACACTCCGGATGACAAGGACGCCTGTCTGGACATCTACCGCTCCAACGAGGACCTGCTGCCCGCCGACTTGATCGAAGCGTATGCAGACTGGCTGGAAATGGGCACATCCTACATGCTGGTGATCGAGCAGGCGGGCCGGATCCTGGCCTGCGGCGGTCTGGAGATTGATGGCAGCAAGAACTCCAACCAGATCAACTGCGGTCTGGTGCGGCGCGACCACCACCGCAAGGGGCTCGGCACCCTGCTCAACCTCACCCGCCTGGCCCTGGTGCCCCAGGACCATGACCCGGCCTTCGTCGGCATGGAGACCAGCGTGCTCAACGAACCCTTCTTCAACAAGTTCGGCTTCGAGCGCCTCAACAAACCCGTGAGCCGCTATGCTGGTGCCTCGTATTTCCTCGACATGGGAATGTGGCTCCCCGCCAGTCAGAAACCGGAGCTGCTGACCCTGTTGAAGTCGTTGCCGGTGGAGTTCCGGGTGGATTTTGAAGAGTCCATGGCCGGCGCAGCGGAGGGAGGAGAGGAATAG
- a CDS encoding Amuc_1098 family type IV pilus outer membrane protein: MQPGKPNINTPSRKGTPTLVKYGALGLCVGLCVAGAALAGPVGNPHARNLADQELVRRNARVAEAQALLVEANSHNDKGDYESALRLYRQAWDLLPDAPLSAAVRNQARDGYSRVAVAQAAKLAEQAKYAEARTLLSSVLADDFNPGYTDALTLQKRLDDPARYEPALTPEHIAKVTEVEEKLRLGQGLMSLGDFDAANERFRDVLRLDPYNGAARRGMERAEQHKAQYYDVARDHTRAKMLTGVDSLWEDNVPVIDVSQLFGSGGVALGSLENTKENIQIKLRSIIVPMVDLQSASLEEVIEFLRIRSRELDPKKKGVAFVIKASEETRAKPVSMSMTSVPLEEILRYATEMTGSVYRVDEYAVTITSRAEKSETLISRQYRVPPDFLQTAPAGGAAPAVPVDPFGAAPPAGGGGLQMRRLGAKEFLEQRGVLFPPGASASYNPGTNILSVNNTAENLTLVDEYVDQAVNATPKQVEIQVRMIEINETRLKELGFDWLLGQFNVPGSDRVFAGGAGTADPNDPAPFPGQSVTSGLRSSGAILGVPSIDGLIGRATVPSANSKSPGFFAVSGVFTDPQFQVVLRGLKQSKGVDILAAPTVITKSGQRANVTVAKEFRYPTEFDPPQIPQNLSANVNGVQYVANFAPITPSTPTAFEKRDVGITLEVEPVVGSGNRTVDLNLVPSSVEFEGFIDYGTDIQNSAPVGIGGADVFFNVPNDILQPIFRTNKITTSVSVWDGNTVVLGGVTFEKRHKIDDKVPVVGDLPLVGRAFQSKVSNVERKNVLFFVTVRVIDPGGNSVGASSAATAVR, encoded by the coding sequence ATGCAGCCAGGCAAACCAAACATCAACACACCCTCGCGCAAGGGAACGCCGACCCTTGTCAAGTACGGGGCCCTCGGGTTGTGTGTGGGACTGTGCGTCGCTGGGGCCGCTTTGGCGGGCCCGGTGGGCAATCCCCACGCCAGAAACCTGGCCGACCAGGAACTGGTGCGCCGCAATGCGCGTGTGGCGGAGGCTCAAGCCCTGCTGGTCGAGGCGAATTCCCACAATGACAAAGGTGACTACGAAAGCGCACTGCGCCTGTATCGCCAGGCGTGGGATCTCCTTCCAGATGCCCCGCTTTCTGCAGCCGTGAGGAATCAGGCCCGGGATGGATACTCCCGTGTCGCTGTGGCCCAAGCGGCGAAGCTGGCTGAACAGGCCAAGTATGCGGAGGCCCGCACGCTTTTGAGTTCTGTCCTCGCGGACGACTTCAATCCTGGCTATACGGATGCTCTCACCTTGCAGAAGCGTCTTGATGATCCAGCCCGGTATGAGCCCGCGCTGACGCCGGAACACATCGCCAAGGTGACAGAGGTGGAGGAAAAGCTCCGCCTCGGCCAGGGGTTGATGTCTTTGGGGGACTTTGATGCGGCCAATGAGCGTTTCCGTGATGTGCTGCGACTCGATCCGTACAATGGTGCGGCCCGGCGTGGCATGGAACGGGCTGAGCAGCACAAGGCCCAGTATTATGATGTCGCTCGCGACCACACGAGGGCCAAGATGTTGACCGGTGTGGACTCCCTCTGGGAGGACAATGTTCCCGTGATCGATGTGTCGCAGCTTTTCGGCTCCGGTGGCGTGGCCTTGGGGTCGCTGGAAAACACGAAAGAGAACATCCAAATCAAGCTTCGGTCCATCATCGTGCCAATGGTGGACCTTCAGTCCGCCAGCCTGGAAGAAGTCATCGAGTTCCTCCGCATTCGCAGTCGTGAGCTGGACCCCAAGAAGAAGGGGGTGGCCTTTGTCATTAAAGCCTCTGAAGAGACCCGGGCCAAGCCTGTCTCCATGAGCATGACATCCGTTCCGCTTGAGGAGATTCTTCGTTATGCCACGGAAATGACTGGCTCGGTGTACCGGGTGGACGAATATGCGGTGACGATCACGTCCCGGGCGGAGAAGTCTGAGACGCTGATTTCCAGGCAATATCGCGTGCCCCCTGATTTCCTGCAAACCGCTCCAGCGGGTGGTGCAGCTCCGGCAGTCCCGGTTGATCCTTTTGGCGCAGCTCCCCCTGCGGGTGGCGGCGGTCTGCAGATGCGACGCTTGGGAGCGAAGGAATTTTTGGAGCAGCGCGGTGTTCTCTTCCCACCCGGGGCCAGTGCGTCCTATAACCCCGGCACCAACATTCTTTCCGTCAACAACACTGCGGAAAACCTCACCTTGGTGGATGAGTATGTGGACCAGGCCGTGAATGCCACGCCCAAGCAGGTGGAGATTCAGGTCCGGATGATCGAGATCAACGAGACCCGGCTGAAGGAGCTGGGTTTTGACTGGCTTTTGGGTCAGTTCAACGTTCCCGGTTCGGATCGCGTTTTTGCCGGTGGTGCAGGTACGGCGGATCCCAATGATCCCGCTCCGTTTCCTGGTCAATCCGTCACCAGCGGATTGCGCAGTTCCGGTGCTATCCTGGGAGTGCCCAGCATTGATGGCCTGATCGGTCGCGCCACCGTGCCATCGGCCAATTCCAAGTCTCCTGGTTTCTTCGCAGTGTCTGGAGTGTTCACTGATCCGCAGTTCCAGGTGGTGCTACGCGGTCTGAAGCAGAGCAAGGGGGTCGATATTCTTGCTGCACCGACAGTCATCACGAAAAGCGGCCAGCGCGCCAACGTGACGGTTGCCAAGGAGTTCCGATATCCGACAGAGTTTGATCCTCCGCAGATTCCCCAGAACTTGAGCGCCAACGTCAACGGCGTTCAGTACGTGGCGAACTTTGCTCCCATCACACCCTCCACGCCGACCGCCTTTGAAAAGCGTGATGTGGGCATCACGCTGGAAGTTGAGCCCGTGGTTGGCTCCGGTAACCGCACTGTGGATCTGAATCTGGTCCCCTCCTCAGTGGAGTTCGAGGGCTTTATCGACTACGGGACAGACATCCAGAACTCAGCCCCTGTCGGTATCGGCGGTGCGGATGTGTTCTTCAACGTGCCCAATGACATCCTGCAGCCGATCTTCCGTACAAACAAGATCACCACTTCCGTGTCCGTCTGGGATGGCAACACCGTGGTGTTGGGCGGGGTGACGTTTGAGAAGCGGCACAAGATCGACGACAAGGTGCCCGTGGTGGGGGATCTCCCCCTCGTAGGCCGCGCCTTCCAGAGCAAGGTTTCGAATGTGGAGCGCAAGAACGTGCTCTTCTTCGTCACCGTGCGGGTTATCGACCCTGGTGGCAACAGTGTGGGAGCCTCCTCAGCGGCCACCGCTGTTCGGTGA
- a CDS encoding PVC-type heme-binding CxxCH protein, producing the protein MKYSASLLLAASLAQLTYASQPKSMADLPDPSVEAEKAAFVVPEGYEISLWAGEPLVRKPVQMNWDAQGRLWVVSSVTYPQIKPGDDPIDQIVVLEDTDKDGKADKSTVFASDLQIPTAVIPADGGCYVANSTEILFLKDTNGDLKADERQVVLSGFGTEDTHHLVHTFRHGPDGQMHFNQSIYIHSHIETPWGLRRLMGGGVWEFRPETRKLEIIAKGLINPWGYEFDRWGQSFATDGAGSEGINYIFPGAVFATSPGAKRIVKGLNPGQPKQCGLEIIEDAHFPDDWQGTLVTCDFRGNRVNRFHLTESGSSYISKQLPDVLASTHRGFRPIDVRTGPDGALYIADWFNPIIQHGEVDFRDPRRDRVNGRIWKLTAKDRKLSSSPDFSKAEIPALLEELKSPRRWNRLFAKRELRTREPQLALASIDEWALALKKEDPNYWNNLLEAAWARETLNACSPALVRQLLGSPDHRIRAGALGILRHRLTEFPDADALLATAIADDNAQVRLWAVAIARDMFKPQAMEVALRALDKPVDESIDFLLELTAREQADIWLPVFVNGGIKLDANPKHLVYALKATGRPEALPPLIKALGSGKLAEEDAAAVLAMVGDVASPAELSQLFPIFKSESTKTRRVGILDAFIKAGQRKATPDAAAALKDLLTALISGTPDDADLAARGALLAGLWKQETLRSRLEEIASGDNTPASLRDSAIKGLVSLGGEPTKNYLQALASGEKAVSTRASALSGLSELSPPLAAKLAVQFLGNAKTVDEARPVLEAFLKNKQLPVLLASELKDKQVPDFVAVEGIRMASSRGLQSLIEESLRKAGGVKQMDRPLTPEEMHALVTKVQAQGNAARGEDVYRRQQLLCMSCHAIGESGGLIGPNMVSLGSSAPVDYIIESLLEPSKKVKEGYHMTMITTKAGQVVAGGIVQDGDEVVVRDAANQFHKVAKADIAQKIISPVSMMPPGLTASLREDEFVDLVKFLSELGREGDYKTQPNRYVRTWRTMGKIEQADNDHVRHVGLQALSDRKYAYPWQMTLSKVNGDLPLGELPIAAKMYPIFPRIAQFDLQLDADGPVTLGLPSTPGLVLVVDEQKFEEVTPQMKLNLKAGKHVVTVLVPKSAGDVSALRVELLEGAAKVVTTLQ; encoded by the coding sequence ATGAAGTATTCCGCATCGCTCCTGCTGGCCGCCTCCCTGGCCCAGTTGACTTATGCCTCGCAGCCCAAATCCATGGCTGACCTTCCTGACCCCTCGGTGGAGGCAGAGAAAGCCGCCTTTGTGGTGCCAGAGGGCTACGAAATCTCTCTCTGGGCAGGTGAACCCCTGGTCCGCAAGCCCGTGCAGATGAACTGGGATGCCCAAGGCCGTCTCTGGGTGGTGAGCAGCGTCACCTACCCGCAGATCAAGCCCGGCGATGACCCCATCGACCAGATCGTGGTGCTGGAAGACACGGACAAGGACGGCAAGGCTGACAAAAGCACCGTCTTCGCGAGCGATCTGCAGATCCCCACCGCCGTGATCCCGGCAGATGGTGGATGCTACGTCGCCAACTCCACAGAAATCCTCTTTCTCAAGGACACCAACGGGGATCTGAAGGCCGACGAACGCCAGGTGGTGCTCAGCGGCTTCGGCACTGAGGACACCCACCACCTCGTCCACACCTTCCGTCATGGTCCAGACGGTCAGATGCACTTCAACCAGAGCATCTACATCCACAGCCACATTGAGACCCCATGGGGCCTGCGCCGGCTCATGGGCGGCGGCGTCTGGGAGTTCCGCCCGGAGACCCGGAAGCTGGAAATCATCGCCAAGGGGCTGATCAACCCCTGGGGCTATGAGTTCGACCGCTGGGGCCAGAGCTTTGCCACGGACGGTGCTGGCAGCGAGGGCATCAACTACATCTTCCCCGGCGCAGTGTTCGCCACCAGCCCGGGTGCCAAACGCATCGTCAAGGGCCTGAACCCCGGCCAGCCCAAACAGTGCGGCCTGGAGATCATCGAGGACGCACACTTCCCGGATGACTGGCAGGGCACCCTGGTGACCTGCGATTTCCGCGGCAACCGCGTCAACCGCTTCCACCTCACGGAGAGCGGCAGCAGCTACATCAGCAAGCAACTGCCTGATGTGCTGGCCAGCACCCATCGCGGCTTCCGGCCCATCGACGTGCGCACCGGTCCAGACGGCGCTCTTTACATCGCCGACTGGTTCAACCCCATCATCCAGCACGGTGAGGTGGATTTTCGCGACCCCCGTCGTGACCGTGTGAACGGCCGAATCTGGAAACTCACCGCCAAAGATCGCAAACTGAGCAGCAGCCCGGACTTCTCCAAGGCTGAGATCCCCGCCCTCCTGGAGGAACTGAAGAGCCCCCGCCGCTGGAACCGTCTTTTCGCCAAGCGTGAACTCCGCACCCGAGAGCCTCAACTGGCCCTCGCCTCCATCGATGAATGGGCGCTGGCTCTCAAGAAGGAAGATCCCAACTACTGGAACAACCTCCTGGAAGCTGCCTGGGCCCGGGAAACGCTCAACGCCTGCTCCCCTGCCCTCGTTCGGCAGCTCCTCGGCTCCCCGGACCATCGCATCCGCGCGGGTGCCCTTGGCATCCTGCGCCATCGCCTCACGGAGTTCCCGGATGCGGACGCCCTCCTGGCCACCGCCATCGCCGATGACAACGCCCAGGTCCGTCTCTGGGCCGTGGCCATCGCCCGGGACATGTTCAAGCCCCAGGCCATGGAAGTGGCGCTCCGGGCGCTGGACAAGCCGGTGGATGAAAGCATCGATTTCCTCCTCGAACTCACAGCACGTGAACAGGCAGACATCTGGCTGCCCGTGTTCGTCAATGGCGGCATCAAGCTCGACGCCAATCCCAAGCACCTGGTGTACGCCTTGAAGGCGACCGGCCGCCCGGAAGCGCTGCCGCCGCTCATCAAGGCCCTCGGCAGCGGCAAGCTCGCCGAAGAAGACGCCGCAGCGGTGCTCGCCATGGTGGGTGACGTGGCCAGCCCTGCTGAGCTCAGCCAGCTCTTCCCCATCTTCAAAAGCGAGTCCACAAAGACACGCCGCGTGGGCATTCTGGACGCCTTCATCAAGGCCGGACAGCGCAAAGCCACGCCGGATGCTGCTGCCGCCCTGAAGGATCTCCTCACCGCTCTCATCAGCGGCACCCCTGACGACGCGGACCTCGCAGCCCGTGGTGCCTTGCTGGCGGGCCTCTGGAAGCAGGAGACCCTGCGTAGCCGGCTCGAGGAAATTGCCAGCGGCGACAATACGCCCGCCAGCCTTCGCGACAGTGCCATCAAAGGCCTGGTGTCCCTCGGCGGTGAACCCACGAAGAACTACCTTCAGGCGCTGGCTTCCGGCGAAAAAGCAGTGAGCACCCGTGCCTCCGCGCTCTCCGGCCTCTCTGAGCTTTCCCCGCCCCTCGCGGCGAAACTCGCCGTGCAGTTCCTCGGCAACGCCAAGACCGTGGATGAAGCCCGCCCCGTGCTGGAGGCGTTCTTGAAGAACAAGCAACTCCCGGTGCTGCTCGCCAGTGAGCTGAAGGACAAGCAGGTGCCCGACTTCGTCGCGGTGGAGGGCATCCGCATGGCCAGCTCGCGTGGTTTGCAGTCCCTCATCGAGGAATCCCTCCGCAAGGCGGGTGGGGTGAAACAGATGGATCGCCCCCTCACCCCGGAGGAGATGCACGCCCTGGTCACCAAGGTGCAGGCCCAGGGCAACGCCGCCCGCGGGGAGGACGTGTACCGCCGCCAGCAACTGCTCTGCATGAGCTGCCACGCCATCGGCGAGAGCGGCGGACTCATTGGCCCCAACATGGTGAGCCTGGGCTCCAGCGCCCCGGTGGACTACATCATCGAGTCTCTCCTCGAACCCTCCAAAAAGGTCAAGGAAGGCTACCACATGACCATGATCACCACCAAGGCCGGCCAGGTAGTCGCGGGTGGAATTGTGCAGGACGGGGATGAAGTGGTGGTGCGAGATGCAGCCAACCAGTTCCACAAGGTGGCCAAGGCCGACATCGCCCAGAAGATCATCAGCCCTGTCTCCATGATGCCGCCTGGCCTCACCGCCAGCCTTCGTGAAGACGAGTTTGTGGACCTGGTGAAGTTCCTCTCCGAACTGGGTCGTGAAGGGGACTACAAGACGCAGCCCAACCGCTACGTCCGCACCTGGCGCACCATGGGCAAGATCGAGCAGGCCGATAACGACCATGTGCGCCACGTGGGCCTCCAGGCCCTGAGCGACCGCAAGTACGCCTACCCCTGGCAGATGACCCTGAGCAAGGTCAATGGCGACCTGCCACTCGGTGAGCTGCCCATTGCTGCGAAGATGTACCCCATCTTCCCGCGCATTGCCCAGTTTGACCTCCAGCTGGACGCGGACGGCCCCGTGACACTCGGCCTGCCCTCCACGCCTGGCCTGGTGCTGGTGGTGGATGAACAGAAGTTCGAGGAAGTCACTCCGCAGATGAAGCTCAACTTGAAGGCGGGCAAACATGTCGTGACTGTCCTGGTTCCCAAGTCCGCTGGCGACGTCAGCGCCCTGCGGGTGGAGTTGCTGGAAGGAGCCGCCAAGGTGGTCACCACCCTCCAGTAA